CTTCTCGGGGCTCCTCGTCTTCGACACCTGGCGCATCACGCGCTCCGGACAGTTCGGCGAGAACGATTACGTGATCGCCGCGGTCACCATCTATCTCGACCTGCTCAACCTCTTCCTGTTCATCCTGAGCCTGCTCGGCGGCGGCGACCGCCGGCGCTGAACTCACGCGCCGAATACGAAACCGGCCCGCGGGCGATAATGCCCGCGGGCCGGTTTCGTTTGGTGCCGCCGCGCCCGCTACCCCGCGTGCGTCTTCTCGATCCTGGCCGCCAGATCCAGATCCAGCTGCGTGATGCCGCCGGCCGAATGCGTGGACAGCGCGAAACACACCTTGGTGTAGCGGATGTCGATGTCGGGGTGGTGATCCATCGCGTCGGCGATGACCGCTACCTTGGCCACGAACGCGATCCCGTCGCCGAATCGCGGGAAGCTGAACGTCTTGGTGAGCACGTCGCCGCGCCGCGCCCAGCCCAGCAACCCACCCAGCGCGCGCTGGATCTCGAGATCGGACAGCTTCGCAGGCATCGGGTCCCCCCGTTCACACGTGGCACGCAGGCCGGCGGTGCCGGCCGGCCTCCAGGGATTCTATCCGCTCCAACCGCCCCGCGATATGCCCGGGCCGGCGCCGCGGGTCAGCGCGGCGCGGGCCCCAGCACTCCGCCGTCGGGAAACGTCGCCACCACCCGCAAGCCGAGTGCCGACGCGAGACTGTCGGGCGACACGTACGCGGGATTCGGCGCCAGAAAAGCGAGCACGACGCCGCCATGCGCCGCCAGCGTGTCGCCGAACGCACGCAGCGTCTGCGGATCCGCCGACTGCGGCAACCCCCGCGCCGGCCGTCCGAGATAGAGGTACGACACCGCCGGCCAGTTGGTGTATAGCGGGTGCGATCCGCCGTCGGCGCGCGCCCAGTCGAGGATCAGCGACTCGCGCCACGCATCGTTGGCCAGGTCCGTGCCGTGCGCCAACGCGTCGTGCGCATGGCGCCACGATGCCGCCAGCGACCCGCCGCCCCAGGCAACCAGCGCCACGAGCAGTCCGGCGCGCGCCGCGCGGCGCGCCGAGCGCCACCAGGTAGCCGCCGCCACCGAGAATGCCACGGCCACGAGCACGATCAGCGGAGCGAGCAGCCGCCCGTCGAACGTCATGCCCCCGTCGGCGAACAGCCGCGCCGCCAGCAGCACCAGCGCGTAGCATCCCCCGAGCACCGCCGACGCGCCCAACACGCGCGCGGCGATGAGTTGCGGAACGTTCGTGGAACTGTGCAGGGGAATGTCGGCGGGCAGCAGGCGCCACAGCCGGTACGCGCGGCGCGTGCCCACCACGAACATCGCCGCCACGCCGGCCGCCACGAGCAGCGCTACCCAGCCTGCCCCGGGCACCGCGTGCGCCGTGGGCGCGAGCCACGTGGTGAGCGTCCGGGCGCCGCCGGATATCGAGCGTTCCCAGTCGCCGTACACTCCGAGCCGGCGCACCACGTGAGCGCCGGCGCCATGGGCGGCCACCAGCCAGGCGAGCATGAGCAGCAGCGCCGGCGCCGCCGCGAGCACGGAGCGCCGCACGCGATCGCGCGGCGCACCGCGCCGAGTGAGCGCCCACAACACCGCGGCCACCACGGCCGCGATGCCGCTGAAGCGCACCAGTAGCGCCGCTGCCGCGCTCAGTCCCGCTGCCAGCGGCTGGTCCGGGGCCGCCACCATCGTGGCCAGCGTGAATGCCATGCACGCCAGAAACAGCGGCTCGCTCAGCACCGAGAGGTGCACATCCACCGTGGCCGGCATCACGAGCAGCGCCAGGCCCAGCAGCGTCGCCGCCCCCGCCCCCGCCGCGTCGCCCACGATCGCCAGCAGCGCCGCCATGGCGATGAACGCCGACAGCGCCTCCACCAGCCGCGCCGCCTGCGCCGCCGGCAGCCCGAGCGCCGTCGGTCCCGCGATGGCCATCGAGAATCCCGGTGGATAGTGCGTCAGCGACGACGTGCTGTCGGCCGAATTCCACGGCGCCATCGGCACCCGGAACCCGTGGCCCGACACCAGCGATTCCGCCGCGCCGAGATACGACGCCGACGCCGGTTCAAACCCCGGACCGGCCGGCTCCGTGATGAAGAGCACTCCGGAAAACGCCACGCTCGCCATCACCAGCGCCACCAGGCGCACGGCAAACAGCGAGCTTCGCCAAATCGTCGTCGCGTCGCGGCTGAGACCCAGAAGCAGCTTCACGGGGCGAAACATACGACGATCGCGGCGATTCTGGCGAACGCTCGCTCTTGTGGTTTCGGTATTTCTTCGGTATGCATACACCCCTGCTCACCGTCGCCCATGGCCCAACAACTGTCGCTGTTTCCCGATGGCCTCACGCGCCGGCGCGCGCTCCCCGTCATCGGCGAGCAGAAGGACATCCGCTATCACGCCACGCGGGCCCGCGAGATTCTCAACGGCCCCGGCACCACCGGACTCGACGGCTTCTGGTCCATCAACCCGTACGTCGGATGCGCATTCGGCTGCGCGTACTGCTATGCGCGCTACGCGCATCGCTACGCCCTCGAGCGGGCGTTGGCCGCCGACCCCGGCGACGAGGCGCTGCACGAGACGGCGCGGACGCTCCCGCCCTGGCTCGCCTTCGAGCGCGCCATCCTCGTCAAGCGCAACGCGGCCGACGTGCTGCAGCGCACGCTCTGGTACGGCGCCGATCGCTATCGCGATCTTGCGCGCGGGCACCGCATCGTCATCGGGACGGCCACCGATCCCTATCAGCCCGCGGAGCGGCGCTTCCGCATCACGCGCGGATTGCTCGAGGTGCTGGCCCACCACGCCGATCTCCACGTGGTGATCATCACCAAGAGCCCGCTCGTCACCCGCGACACCGATCTCCTGGCGCGGCTCGCGCGCCGGTCGTCGGTCGAGGTCCACGTGTCGCTGATCACGGTCGATCGCGAACTGGCGCGCCGCATCGAGCCGCGCGCGCCCACGCCCGAGGCTCGGCTGCGCGCCGTCGCCCGCCTGCACGCGGCGGGGGTGCGCGTGCGCGTGAACGCGATGCCGGTGCTGCCGGGCATCACCGACGATCCCGCGCAACTCGAGGCGCTGGTGGCGCGCGTGGCCGCGGCGGGCGCCGACGCGATGGTCGTCGGTTCGCTCTCCCTCCACGCCACGGCGCGCCAGCGCTACCTGCCCTTCATCGCGCGTGAATTTCCCGCCCTCGCCGCGCGCTACCGCGCCACCTTCGCGCGCGGCCACGCCATGGGGCCGAGGTATCGCCGCGGGCTGGCCGCGTGCGCACGGGAGTTGTGTGCCCGGTATGGGCTGACGTTCGGGAACGACGAGACCGCCGAGGCGGCGGATCAGACGCCGTCGCGCGCCGCGCGCCGCTCCCAGTACCCCGCGTCGGAGATCAGCACCTCGAGCGCGCGCCCCTCGGCGCCCTGCTCCGACGCGTAATCGGCGATGTGGAT
This DNA window, taken from Gemmatimonadaceae bacterium, encodes the following:
- a CDS encoding 4a-hydroxytetrahydrobiopterin dehydratase, coding for MPAKLSDLEIQRALGGLLGWARRGDVLTKTFSFPRFGDGIAFVAKVAVIADAMDHHPDIDIRYTKVCFALSTHSAGGITQLDLDLAARIEKTHAG
- a CDS encoding glycosyltransferase family 39 protein produces the protein MKLLLGLSRDATTIWRSSLFAVRLVALVMASVAFSGVLFITEPAGPGFEPASASYLGAAESLVSGHGFRVPMAPWNSADSTSSLTHYPPGFSMAIAGPTALGLPAAQAARLVEALSAFIAMAALLAIVGDAAGAGAATLLGLALLVMPATVDVHLSVLSEPLFLACMAFTLATMVAAPDQPLAAGLSAAAALLVRFSGIAAVVAAVLWALTRRGAPRDRVRRSVLAAAPALLLMLAWLVAAHGAGAHVVRRLGVYGDWERSISGGARTLTTWLAPTAHAVPGAGWVALLVAAGVAAMFVVGTRRAYRLWRLLPADIPLHSSTNVPQLIAARVLGASAVLGGCYALVLLAARLFADGGMTFDGRLLAPLIVLVAVAFSVAAATWWRSARRAARAGLLVALVAWGGGSLAASWRHAHDALAHGTDLANDAWRESLILDWARADGGSHPLYTNWPAVSYLYLGRPARGLPQSADPQTLRAFGDTLAAHGGVVLAFLAPNPAYVSPDSLASALGLRVVATFPDGGVLGPAPR
- a CDS encoding radical SAM protein; the encoded protein is MAQQLSLFPDGLTRRRALPVIGEQKDIRYHATRAREILNGPGTTGLDGFWSINPYVGCAFGCAYCYARYAHRYALERALAADPGDEALHETARTLPPWLAFERAILVKRNAADVLQRTLWYGADRYRDLARGHRIVIGTATDPYQPAERRFRITRGLLEVLAHHADLHVVIITKSPLVTRDTDLLARLARRSSVEVHVSLITVDRELARRIEPRAPTPEARLRAVARLHAAGVRVRVNAMPVLPGITDDPAQLEALVARVAAAGADAMVVGSLSLHATARQRYLPFIAREFPALAARYRATFARGHAMGPRYRRGLAACARELCARYGLTFGNDETAEAADQTPSRAARRSQYPASEISTSSARPSAPCSDA